A portion of the Candida dubliniensis CD36 chromosome R, complete sequence genome contains these proteins:
- a CDS encoding polyprotein of l1-like non-ltr retrotransposon zorro 3, putative (transposable element;~Similar to C. albicans POL92 polyprotein of L1-like non-LTR retrotransposon Zorro 3), with protein sequence MKKSEIHFCQLCNTGTDSVVYYIFECGETKELWSKHFNSQRTPQFIIGNQHLNKKELIALNEYINEVVQKVKRRRKFTNLESWGEARCGRRNKYTCLAITTRQLDFIRKLPIQCLQASSTLNIIHGGGVFKRTLHYEFFSFPLKKWP encoded by the coding sequence ATACATTTTTGTCAATTATGTAATACCGGTACTGATTCGGTagtatattatattttcgAATGTGGTGAAACTAAGGAATTATGGCTGAAACATTTTAATAGTCAGAGAACTCcacaatttattattggaaaCCAACATCTAAATAAGAAGGAATTAATTGCTTTAAACGAGTACATTAACGAAGTGGTTCAAAAGGTGAAACGACGAAGGAAGTTCACCAATCTTGAATCATGGGGAGAGGCAAGATGTGGACGGCGCAACAAATATACTTGTTTAGCCATAACAACAAGACAGCTAGATTTTATACGAAAATTACCTATACAATGCTTGCAAGCGCTGTCAACACTAAACATTATACACGGTGGGGGGGTTTTTAAGAGAACACTCCATTATgagtttttttcttttccattaaaaaaatggccttaa